A single genomic interval of Musa acuminata AAA Group cultivar baxijiao chromosome BXJ3-4, Cavendish_Baxijiao_AAA, whole genome shotgun sequence harbors:
- the LOC103980178 gene encoding uncharacterized protein LOC103980178, which translates to MDTKHSAEMFKHLEKQSDVLMDAYRSMSHELHRLQVEEEMLMQKLYELMHAKGLLKKEKKGHNDSSKDATNTSM; encoded by the exons ATGGACACTAAGCACTCGGCAGAGATGTTCAA GCATTTGGAGAAACAAAGTGATGTCCTCATGGATGCATATCGTTCAATGTCACATGAGTTGCATCGTCTCCAG GTGGAGGAAGAAATGCTTATGCAGAAACTGTATGAGCTCATGCATGCAAAAGGTCTGTTAAAAAAG GAAAAGAAAGGACACAATGATTCAAGTAAAGATGCTACTAATACATCAATGTAG
- the LOC135634989 gene encoding uncharacterized protein LOC135634989, with product MASLSPGVLLRLLQDIDRSDNSPRRPLHHAPLAVLQVTGIVPAVAGSDLSPDRGFYVKVSDSSHCAYVSLPADLNDLILADRLQLGQLIHVRRLEPASPVPVLREFRLLEGRHPCLHDTVDLTRGPSRPAAPSATPPRPPPEKNKRQLHRRSNSFAGDRSGAAGMSSPSFTAVKRERRSSDVLNELKKFSVACMDEDIYDSDDLRISYPSSPASSRFSYTSSSSSSFSSSSSSSFSSASSSCTVRPRKIWDATGRIPERRRGMKPSVPSQSASVSPNRFARHVSLTPQDDASGAPSACPTNTQRSVKAPVGSAKRKLPDSDKACTESDKMGVISALQPPSLMKHAKVVLRQRDSTLQAAVDALLEASAAEKLSECFSMYSELQSDKDGDPRHTVNGLLTFHHKLAQTRLIAQALSRSSQPNSCGCNSSSPAPLTSVARVASERQHCATSWIKAALESDLSRLPEQQKTASEPQEAPPSNADVLSPTTHSHRPKNTASSMGSNSLLLASSALQHEYNRWFLRYIDRFLDSIQGETGYGACELEVASLLCQLKRVDDWLNDVTGKEVTEDEAEACERVRRKIYGILLRHVESAAIALESMSTPEGEMDRDLMLCG from the exons ATGGCGTCGCTGAGCCCCGGCGTCCTCCTAAGGCTGCTCCAAGACATCGACCGCTCCGACAACTCCCCTCGCCGCCCGCTCCACCACGCCCCCCTTGCTGTCCTCCAAGTCACCGGCATCGTCCCCGCCGTAGCCGGCTCCGACCTCTCCCCCGACCGGGGCTTCTACGTCAAGGTCTCCGATTCCTCCCACTGCGCCTACGTCTCCCTCCCTGCGGACCTCAACGACCTCATCCTGGCCGACCGCCTCCAGCTAGGCCAGCTCATCCATGTCCGCCGGCTCGAGCCCGCCTCCCCCGTTCCGGTCCTTCGCGAGTTCCGCCTCCTCGAGGGCCGCCACCCCTGCCTCCACGACACGGTCGACCTTACTCGGGGACCGTCTCGCCCGGCCGCTCCGAGCGCCACCCCTCCTCGGCCTCCGCCCGAGAAGAACAAGCGGCAGCTGCACCGCAGGAGCAACTCGTTCGCGGGAGACAGGAGCGGCGCGGCTGGCATGAGCTCTCCGTCCTTCACCGCCgtgaaaagagagagaaggagtTCGGACGTCCTGAACGAGCTGAAGAAGTTTAGCGTCGCGTGCATGGATGAAGACATTTACGACTCCGACGACTTGCGGATATCTTACCCCTCGTCTCCCGCGTCTTCCAGATTctcatacacctcctcctcctcctcctccttctcctcctcctcgtcatctTCGTTCTCCTCCGCATCGTCGTCCTGCACCGTGAGGCCGAGGAAAATCTGGGATGCCACGGGGAGGATTCCAGAGAGGAGAAGAGGGATGAAACCCTCAGTTCCGAGTCAGAGTGCCAGT GTTTCTCCGAATAGGTTCGCTCGGCATGTAAGCTTAACGCCACAAGATGATGCTTCTGGTGCCCCTTCAGCTTGCCCAACAAACACCCAGAGATCTGTCAAAGCACCTGTGGGTTCTGCTAAGCGGAAGCTCCCTGATTCAGATAAAGCATGCACAGAATCCGATAAGATGGGCGTCATCTCCGCATTGCAACCTCCAAGCTTGATGAAGCATGCCAAG GTAGTGCTGAGGCAAAGGGACTCAACGCTGCAGGCTGCCGTAGATGCGTTGCTAGAGGCATCTGCTGCAGAGAAGCTAAGTGAATGCTTCAG CATGTACTCGGAGCTACAGTCGGACAAGGATGGCGATCCACGACACACGGTCAATGGATTGTTGACTTTTCATCACAAGCTAGCGCAGACAAGATTAATCGCTCAAGCATTGTCGAGATCAAGCCAACCGAACTCATGCGGTTGCAACTCATCCAGCCCTGCTCCACTCACATCGGTGGCGAGAGTTGCGTCGGAGAGACAACACTGTGCCACTTCATGGATCAAAGCAGCTCTGGAGTCGGATCTCTCGCGACTCCCGGAGCAGCAAAAGACTGCTTCTGAGCCCCAGGAAGCACCTCCAAGCAATGCAGACGTGCTAAGCCCCACCACCCACTCTCACAGGCCAAAGAATACCGCTTCGTCCATGGGGAGCAACAGCCTGCTGCTGGCTTCGAGCGCGCTGCAGCACGAGTACAACAGATGGTTTCTCAGATACATCGACAGGTTCCTCGACTCCATCCAGGGCGAAACTGGATACGGTGCATGCGAGTTGGAGGTCGCCAGTTTGCTGTGCCAGCTGAAGCGAGTCGACGACTGGTTGAACGACGTCACCGGCAAGGAGGTAACCGAAGACGAAGCAGAAGCGTGCGAGAGAGTCAGAAGGAAGATCTACGGCATTTTGCTGCGGCATGTGGAGAGTGCTGCCATTGCTCTGGAAAGCATGAGCACGCCCGAGGGGGAAATGGACAGGGATCTCATGCTCTGTGGCTAG
- the LOC135634590 gene encoding U-box domain-containing protein 4-like — protein MEMMVIESPPECPGYMGRSYSDYNSDRCGEFPLAGSPSASAGGASTLRCLLVSSAADYSDEVVRGLISDLDSPSVESKRRAVMELRHLAKHSPENRLRIARAGAVAPLVSLLSHPDPQLQEHGVTAILNLSLCDENKGPIAAAGAVRHLVRILRCGTPAARENAACAILRLAQLDDLGAAIGRSGAIPPLVALLETGSSRGKKDAATALFALLAGKENRARAVEAGVVRPLLDLMADPESGMVDKAAYVLHRVLSEPEGRASAVAEGGVPVLVETVEVGSQRQKEVGMLSLLEICQESAAFRKLVVREGAIPPLVALSQSSSRKIKDKAESLIELLRQPPTPGINRAKVVE, from the exons ATGGAGATGATGGTGATTGAGAGCCCGCCGGAGTGCCCCGGCTACATGGGACGGAGCTACAGCGACTACAACAGCGACCGCTGCGGCGAGTTCCCCCTCGCGGGATCACCCTCTGCCTCTGCTGGCGGCGCTTCCACTCTCCGATGTCTTCTGGTTTCCTCCGCCGCCGACTACTCCGACGAGGTGGTCCGCGGACTCATCTCCGACCTCGATTCCCCCTCCGTCGAGTCGAAGCGTCGCGCCGTCATGGAGCTCCGCCACCTCGCAAAGCACAGCCCCGAGAACCGCCTTCGCATCGCCCGAGCCGGGGCCGTCGCTCCGCTCGTCTCCCTCCTCTCCCACCCGGACCCGCAGCTCCAGGAGCACGGCGTCACCGCCATACTCAACCTCTCCCTCTGTGACGAAAACAAAGGCCCTATCGCCGCCGCCGGCGCAGTCCGCCACCTCGTCCGCATCCTCCGCTGCGGTACCCCCGCCGCCCGCGAGAACGCCGCCTGCGCCATCCTCCGCCTAGCCCAGCTCGACGACCTCGGGGCCGCCATCGGCCGCTCCGGCGCCATCCCACCCCTCGTCGCCCTCCTCGAGACCGGCAGCTCCCGCGGCAAGAAGGACGCCGCCACCGCCCTCTTCGCCCTCTTGGCCGGCAAGGAGAACAGGGCCCGGGCCGTGGAGGCCGGGGTGGTGCGCCCGCTGCTGGACCTCATGGCCGATCCGGAGTCCGGCATGGTGGACAAGGCGGCGTACGTGCTCCACCGGGTGCTCTCGGAGCCAGAAGGCCGGGCGTCAGCGGTGGCGGAGGGCGGCGTCCCGGTGCTCGTGGAGACGGTGGAGGTGGGCAGTCAGCGGCAGAAAGAAGTGGGGATGCTCTCACTCCTCGAGATCTGCCAGGAGAGCGCCGCATTCCGCAAGTTGGTCGTCCGCGAGGGAGCCATCCCGCCGCTCGTCGCGCTCTCCCAGTCCTCTTCCAGGAAGATCAAGGACAAG GCGGAGTCGTTGATCGAGCTGTTGCGACAGCCGCCCACTCCCGGCATCAACCGGGCGAAGGTGGTGGAGTAG